tcttctgccTACATCTAATGCTCATCTTCTCAAGGCTTGTGAGTTTGAGGCCATATACAACCTTGGGGATTCAATTTCTGACACTGGCAATTTGATCCAAGAGGACCCTGCTTCTGTTTTTTCTAGACTTCCCTATGGCCAAAACCTGTACAGGAATCCAACTGGTAGATGCTCCAATGGCTTgctcattattgatttcattGGTAAGAAACCACTATATTATTTCACGTTTTATATGCTCTTTTGTGTGCGCTTAAGATAATTATTGCACTTGTTTGTATTTTGACAGCAAAATCAGCTGGTATTCCACTTCTTGAAGCATATTTGAATGCTAGTTCCAGCAAGACACATGGCGTGAATTTTGCAGTTGCTGGCTCTACTGCATTGCCTGTGGAATTTCTTGCAGAAAAAGGAGTGATTGCCCCTGTCACCAATAGTTCTCTTACCAAACAACTCAACTGGATGCATACCCATTTCAATACAACCTGCCATAGTTCCAAAGGTCACTATATATTACTGATGCATCATACTTTataataagataaattatttattgaacTTATAACTATGCTTACTATTGTCTTATCCTTCTTATATTTTACAGAATGTGTAGAGAAACATAAGAGATCTTTGTTCATGGTTGGGGAGATTGGAGGCAATGATTATAACTATGCTTTCTTTCAAGGCAAgagtattgatgagttgaaGTCCATGGTATCTGATGTTGTTAAAGCTATCAAAGAAGCTGTTATGGTTAGTTAATTTTCTTCAAACATAGAGTAATTGATTTCTTCTGTTCATCTTTTCATTACCTTAAATTTCCTACATGTTttctgtagagggttattggatTTGGTGCTGCTCGGGTTATTGTTCCTGGGAATTTTCCAATCGGTTGCATGCCCATATATCTTAGTGGATTTCACTCCAATGATTCTAGTGAATATGATGAATTTCATTGCCTCAAAGGACTGAATAACTTTGCAATGTATCACAATGAGCAACTCCAGCAAGCAATTAAAGAATTGCAAGAAGAGAATCCAAAAGTGAATATAGTATATGGGGATTACTACAATGCCTACAAGTGGATTTTGAGTAAAGCTGCATTGCTTGGTGAGTTTTTGAAGTCTGCAAATTGTGGTTTAACATAATATTAACTACTGAAACTAACGTTGCGTTGCTTCATGGAAACAGGGTTTGATCCAAAATCACTGCAAAAGGCTTGTTGTGGGAGTGGAGGTGATTATGATTTTAGTCTTAATAGAATGTGTGGGGCTCCTAACGTACCAGTTTGTCCTACACCTCAAGAACATATCAGTTGGGATGGAGTACATTCAACTGAAAAGGCCTATTTCTTCATGGCTCGATGGATCATTCGCAACATCTTCCAAAAGCTTAAGTGCATAGCTTGattatttcataaatttatatactagTTTGAAAGTTTGtcatttaatttagttaattcTTATGTTGCTTATATATGCTATTAGCAATTCTTATATATGCTAGTTTTGGTTCCAGTTAAATCTAAATTTTGAATTGTCAAtgcaattttaatttgaaaaaatttttaatataaaattaaacaaaaaataaagaaataaatatagatattaaatattatcaaatttataATTGAGTAAATAGTAAATTGTACAAAAGGTATCCATTTtcataatatgaaaaataaaataatatttaaatttaaatggaaataatatttgttatctataaaaaaaaatttaaacttttgatAATTAACTTtccactttttaattttaagtaccACAATTTTATTAGAtgattaaaatgaaattaaattggACCGTCAATTCAAACAaactaattttgatttttgttcaAAGGAAGGCGCCTATAACTAACCCTAATATAAAGTTTCAGTCGAATTCATTTATCGAAACCGATTGAGAGGTATAGTCTTGAACTTAATCAATCCACTTCTTTTGTGGTT
This Manihot esculenta cultivar AM560-2 chromosome 6, M.esculenta_v8, whole genome shotgun sequence DNA region includes the following protein-coding sequences:
- the LOC122723849 gene encoding GDSL esterase/lipase At5g03980-like yields the protein MASSKLLFPLLLCSLFLFLLLPTSNAHLLKACEFEAIYNLGDSISDTGNLIQEDPASVFSRLPYGQNLYRNPTGRCSNGLLIIDFIAKSAGIPLLEAYLNASSSKTHGVNFAVAGSTALPVEFLAEKGVIAPVTNSSLTKQLNWMHTHFNTTCHSSKEKHKRSLFMVGEIGGNDYNYAFFQGKSIDELKSMVSDVVKAIKEAVMRVIGFGAARVIVPGNFPIGCMPIYLSGFHSNDSSEYDEFHCLKGLNNFAMYHNEQLQQAIKELQEENPKVNIVYGDYYNAYKWILSKAALLGFDPKSLQKACCGSGGDYDFSLNRMCGAPNVPVCPTPQEHISWDGVHSTEKAYFFMARWIIRNIFQKLKCIA